In Candidatus Atribacteria bacterium ADurb.Bin276, the sequence ACCCACAATGACTTTCTCATAATTCATTCCTCCTTAGAAAATTTTTCATGAAATAACCTTAAATAAAATTTATTAGATAAGGCATTTCACCCCCCTTATAAAATATTAATAACCATTCAATTGCAATCTGATTTATATTAAAGTTATATTAAATATTTTATTTAAAAATATAAATTACAAATGGTAACCAGTATTATTATACCCTCATATTAATAATACAATCAAGATTATATGAAAGGTTTGCTAACAAGGCGTCAACCGAATAATGATAAGGTGGAATCATTTCTGCAATCAAGAAATCATCATATCCTATTGATTTAAGACTTCCCATTACTGCTGGAAAGTTCACATCACCCTCAAGAGGAAGGCAAAATCCATTGATGTTTCCGACTAAAAGTTTAAAGTCTTTAATATGAATGGTTACAATTCGTTTCCCAAGAATCTCAATCCACTGCTCTGGATATCCTGATATGAGAACATTGGCAGTATCAAAATGAACTCTTACCCATTGACTATTAAAACTATCGATAAAACTGCGAAATTCTATGGGGGAAAGAAATAATTTATTCCATACGTTTTCTAACCCTAAAGTTATTTTTGCATCAGTGGCAAATTTTGCTATTTCTGAAATAGACTGACGAGAATTTTCATAGGCTTCTTCGTAAGGAACTACTTCTGAAGAAGGATCCCAGGGGACATTAACATAAC encodes:
- a CDS encoding D-tagatose 3-epimerase; this translates as MEWKSYSIDENIEIRCIASGLYWKYNLASPNTEVRKKAIDIAKRLIEIASILEAKSILLIPGYVNVPWDPSSEVVPYEEAYENSRQSISEIAKFATDAKITLGLENVWNKLFLSPIEFRSFIDSFNSQWVRVHFDTANVLISGYPEQWIEILGKRIVTIHIKDFKLLVGNINGFCLPLEGDVNFPAVMGSLKSIGYDDFLIAEMIPPYHYSVDALLANLSYNLDCIINMRV